In a genomic window of Amycolatopsis japonica:
- a CDS encoding threonine ammonia-lyase: protein MTRLVTGDDVARAADRIRYSVRRTPVLGPVDGLWIKPENRQRTGSFKVRGALNAVAGLTGHVLAQSSGNHGRAVAYAAARQGVKATVVLPETAPALKVDAVRALGAEVVVVPPGERESATAELLARTGATLITSADFAVIAGHGTVGAEIVTDLPDAGTVLVPVCNGGLLAGVAVAVKAYSPGTRVVGVEPELAADAADSFRTGRLTRWPVSRTYRTIADGLRAPVLGELAWEHVKTLVDDVVTVDEESIVAAQAFLFDRFGVVAEPSGAVATAAHLTGRAGSSGRATVAVVSGGNVAAPPLGARREQVSVEHG, encoded by the coding sequence ATGACGCGCCTGGTGACCGGGGACGACGTCGCGCGGGCGGCCGACCGGATCCGGTACTCCGTGCGCCGCACCCCCGTACTCGGACCGGTCGACGGACTGTGGATCAAACCGGAGAACCGGCAGCGGACCGGTTCGTTCAAGGTCCGCGGCGCGCTCAACGCGGTCGCCGGGCTGACGGGCCACGTCCTGGCCCAGTCGTCCGGCAATCACGGCCGCGCGGTCGCCTACGCCGCGGCACGCCAAGGGGTGAAGGCCACGGTGGTGCTGCCCGAAACGGCGCCCGCGTTGAAGGTCGACGCGGTCCGCGCGCTCGGTGCCGAGGTGGTCGTCGTGCCACCGGGTGAACGGGAATCCGCGACGGCCGAACTGCTGGCCCGCACCGGTGCCACGCTGATCACGTCGGCCGATTTCGCGGTGATCGCCGGCCACGGCACGGTCGGCGCGGAGATCGTGACGGATCTGCCGGACGCGGGCACCGTCCTGGTCCCGGTCTGCAACGGCGGCCTGCTCGCGGGCGTCGCCGTCGCGGTCAAGGCGTACTCGCCGGGGACGCGGGTCGTCGGTGTGGAGCCCGAACTCGCCGCCGACGCGGCCGACTCGTTCCGCACCGGCCGCCTGACGCGCTGGCCGGTCTCGCGGACCTACCGGACGATCGCCGACGGCTTGCGTGCCCCGGTGCTCGGCGAGCTGGCGTGGGAGCACGTCAAGACGCTCGTGGACGACGTCGTCACGGTCGACGAGGAGAGCATCGTCGCCGCGCAGGCGTTCTTGTTCGACCGGTTCGGCGTGGTAGCCGAACCGAGCGGTGCGGTGGCGACCGCCGCCCATCTGACCGGGCGCGCCGGGTCGTCGGGAAGGGCGACGGTCGCCGTCGTCTCCGGCGGGAACGTCGCCGCGCCACCACTGGGGGCAAGGAGAGAGCAGGTGTCCGTTGAGCACGGCTGA
- the sbnA gene encoding 2,3-diaminopropionate biosynthesis protein SbnA produces MSTAEIGGVLATIGNTPLVALDRVVPLAGSRVFAKLEKFNPGGSVKDRTALNMLRGEIGSGRLVPGRSVVVESTSGNLGVGLAQMCAYFGLDLVCVVDTRTTAQTLALLRAYGATVEVVTAPLDGDLLGARIARVRELLALLPDAFWPDQYANPLNPAAHEHTMREIADALDGRVDYLFCAVSTGGTMRGCADHIRREGLSTKLIAVDAAGSAIFHVPTEERRIPGHGAGRRPPLVDTSAVAEVVHVTDLECVRACRTLVAREAILAGGSSGATVAALAKLRDRIPPGSRCVLVFPDDGNRYLDTIYSDAWVRGHFGEVPDVTARALATIS; encoded by the coding sequence TTGAGCACGGCTGAAATCGGCGGTGTGCTCGCCACGATCGGGAACACTCCCTTGGTCGCCCTGGACCGGGTCGTCCCACTGGCGGGTTCCCGGGTGTTCGCGAAACTGGAGAAGTTCAATCCGGGCGGCAGCGTGAAGGACCGGACCGCGCTGAATATGCTGCGCGGCGAGATCGGCTCCGGCAGGCTCGTGCCGGGCAGATCGGTGGTCGTCGAGTCCACGTCGGGCAATCTCGGTGTCGGCCTCGCCCAGATGTGCGCGTATTTCGGGCTCGACCTGGTGTGTGTTGTCGATACCCGTACGACCGCGCAGACCCTCGCGCTGCTGCGGGCCTACGGCGCCACGGTCGAGGTCGTCACCGCCCCGCTGGACGGCGACCTGCTCGGCGCCCGGATCGCCCGGGTGCGGGAGCTCCTCGCGCTGCTGCCGGACGCGTTCTGGCCCGATCAGTACGCGAATCCGCTCAACCCGGCGGCGCACGAGCACACGATGCGCGAGATCGCGGACGCGCTCGACGGCCGCGTCGACTATCTGTTCTGCGCGGTCAGCACCGGCGGCACGATGCGCGGCTGCGCCGACCACATCCGGCGCGAAGGGCTGAGCACGAAACTGATCGCGGTCGACGCCGCGGGCAGCGCGATCTTCCACGTGCCGACGGAAGAACGCCGGATCCCGGGCCACGGCGCCGGACGGCGGCCGCCGCTGGTCGACACGTCCGCGGTGGCCGAGGTCGTGCACGTGACCGATCTCGAATGCGTGCGGGCCTGCCGGACGCTCGTCGCGCGCGAAGCCATCCTCGCGGGCGGTTCCTCCGGCGCGACCGTGGCCGCGCTCGCGAAGCTGCGCGACCGCATCCCGCCCGGCTCCCGCTGCGTGCTCGTCTTCCCTGACGACGGCAACCGCTATCTCGACACCATCTACTCCGACGCGTGGGTCCGCGGTCACTTCGGCGAAGTGCCTGACGTGACCGCCCGCGCCCTGGCCACCATCTCCTGA
- a CDS encoding ornithine carbamoyltransferase, translating into MRHLISLDDLTDDDLRAIVRRAVGLAERPRATYSTLDGAVVGIHFRKTSTRTRTAFSAGALRLGARIIAYGPNDLQTNTGESIEDTGRVLSSMLDFLVARTAADPAELRAIAAQDRMAVVNAMSADEHPTQALADLTTIVQRFGRVDGVRMLYVGEGNNTAAALTLALSRFPGTELHLRTPPGYGVDPDVLERAGKHAARHGSSLVERHDVHDLPVGVDIVYTTRWQTTGTAKPDPDWRTAFAPFQVTADLWRTSPDAVFLHDLPAHRGEEVTADVLDGPRSIAFAQAENKLYSAMAALEWCGGEDLA; encoded by the coding sequence TTGCGTCACCTCATCTCACTCGACGACCTGACCGACGACGACCTGCGCGCCATCGTCCGCCGTGCCGTCGGCCTGGCGGAACGGCCGCGCGCGACGTACTCCACTTTGGACGGTGCGGTCGTCGGCATCCACTTCCGCAAGACCTCCACCCGCACGCGCACCGCGTTCTCCGCGGGCGCGCTGCGGCTGGGCGCCCGGATCATCGCGTACGGCCCGAACGATCTGCAGACCAACACCGGGGAGTCGATCGAGGACACCGGACGGGTGCTGTCGTCCATGCTGGACTTCCTGGTGGCGCGTACCGCGGCCGACCCGGCGGAGCTGCGGGCCATCGCGGCGCAGGACCGGATGGCGGTCGTCAACGCGATGAGCGCCGACGAGCATCCGACCCAGGCGCTGGCGGACCTGACGACGATCGTCCAGCGTTTCGGCCGCGTCGACGGCGTCCGCATGCTGTACGTCGGCGAAGGAAACAACACGGCGGCGGCCTTGACGCTGGCGCTCAGCCGGTTCCCCGGCACCGAACTGCACCTTCGCACCCCACCGGGCTACGGCGTCGACCCGGACGTCCTGGAGCGCGCGGGCAAGCACGCCGCCCGGCACGGTTCGTCCCTTGTGGAGCGACACGACGTCCACGATCTGCCCGTCGGCGTCGACATCGTCTACACCACCCGCTGGCAGACCACGGGAACGGCCAAACCGGATCCCGATTGGCGCACGGCGTTCGCGCCGTTCCAGGTGACGGCGGACCTGTGGCGGACCAGCCCGGACGCGGTGTTCCTGCACGACCTGCCCGCGCACCGGGGCGAGGAGGTCACGGCCGACGTGCTCGACGGGCCGCGGTCCATCGCCTTCGCCCAGGCGGAGAACAAGCTGTACAGCGCGATGGCCGCGCTCGAGTGGTGTGGCGGGGAGGACCTGGCATGA
- a CDS encoding ornithine cyclodeaminase family protein — protein sequence MSWFDVADSGLSGAGEVTMLSREEVRKCLTNLDPVGVVRETLADHDRGVGLLPAEAYLRWENSQGAYTRSIGMPGAVRSSYGMKIINASVSNPARGLERAGGIGLCFDAETARITTIMEAGLLSAVRTAAVSAVGVDALGYGGAVSLAVVGCGAQGRMHAALLTERLPSLRKIMLYDRSPEAARALAATLPGISAQVCPTAREAVSAAEIAVFTTTMDVGYVEPDWASPSALLINVSLGDLTDAAFRDAAAVYVDDVDLVADNPRRPLGRLMAEGMFGRPGSAGSARPLDGTLGGILTGRHSADGVASPYVVLNPFGMGVLDVALYAAVSAKAREEGLGTVVHLG from the coding sequence ATGAGCTGGTTCGACGTGGCCGACAGCGGCCTGTCCGGTGCGGGCGAGGTGACGATGCTGTCCCGCGAAGAGGTCCGAAAATGCCTGACGAACCTCGACCCGGTCGGCGTCGTCCGCGAAACCCTGGCCGACCACGACCGCGGCGTCGGTCTCCTGCCCGCCGAGGCGTACTTGCGCTGGGAGAACTCGCAAGGCGCCTACACCCGGTCGATCGGGATGCCGGGCGCGGTGCGGTCGTCGTACGGCATGAAGATCATCAACGCCAGCGTGTCGAACCCCGCCCGCGGGCTGGAACGCGCGGGCGGGATCGGCCTGTGCTTCGACGCGGAGACCGCCCGTATCACCACGATCATGGAGGCCGGTCTGCTGAGCGCGGTCCGGACGGCGGCGGTGAGCGCGGTGGGGGTGGACGCGCTCGGGTACGGCGGCGCGGTTTCGCTGGCCGTCGTCGGATGCGGCGCACAGGGCCGGATGCACGCGGCGCTGCTCACCGAACGGCTGCCGTCACTGCGGAAGATCATGCTGTACGACCGGTCCCCGGAGGCCGCGCGGGCCTTGGCCGCCACCCTGCCGGGGATTTCGGCGCAGGTCTGCCCGACCGCGCGGGAAGCGGTGTCCGCGGCCGAGATCGCCGTGTTCACGACCACGATGGACGTGGGTTACGTCGAGCCGGACTGGGCGTCGCCGAGCGCGTTGCTGATCAACGTCTCCCTCGGCGACCTGACGGACGCGGCGTTCCGCGACGCGGCGGCGGTGTACGTCGACGACGTGGACCTGGTCGCCGACAACCCGCGCCGGCCGCTGGGCCGCCTGATGGCGGAAGGCATGTTCGGACGCCCCGGTTCCGCCGGGTCCGCACGTCCCCTCGACGGCACGCTGGGCGGGATCCTCACGGGACGGCACAGCGCGGACGGGGTCGCGTCGCCGTACGTGGTGCTGAACCCGTTCGGCATGGGAGTCCTCGATGTCGCGCTGTACGCGGCGGTCTCCGCGAAGGCCCGGGAGGAGGGGCTCGGTACCGTTGTCCACCTCGGCTGA
- a CDS encoding YrdB family protein: MSEQLSEPLHGVRGAALIVRFLLELAMLTGAAVVAWRLGPDGWRWVAVVLAPLAVAVFWGLFLAEKARFVLAESIRFVLETALFLGVGAGLIAVGLTWPGVIGVALWAADRIVLAVTKNE, from the coding sequence ATGAGCGAGCAGCTGTCCGAACCACTCCACGGTGTGCGCGGTGCCGCGCTGATCGTGCGGTTCCTCCTCGAACTCGCCATGCTGACCGGTGCGGCGGTCGTCGCCTGGCGGCTGGGGCCGGACGGATGGCGGTGGGTGGCCGTGGTCCTCGCTCCGCTCGCCGTCGCGGTGTTCTGGGGACTGTTCCTCGCCGAGAAGGCACGCTTCGTGCTGGCAGAGTCGATCCGGTTCGTCCTGGAAACGGCGCTGTTCCTCGGCGTCGGGGCCGGGTTGATCGCCGTCGGGCTGACCTGGCCCGGCGTCATCGGCGTCGCGTTGTGGGCCGCCGACCGGATTGTCCTCGCCGTGACCAAGAACGAGTGA
- a CDS encoding nuclear transport factor 2 family protein: protein MTDDVAGRVIKAERDRTRCLLDVDRGTYDRLHAEEYRLCNPTGTVWTKAEYLDLLTTGRVVYRELELTGDVDAIVGTDVVVLRYRCFIELTVDGADIPRHEAWHTDVYTDAGGTWRCVWSQATGIMDLPTAAP from the coding sequence ATGACCGACGATGTGGCCGGCCGGGTGATCAAGGCCGAGCGGGATCGGACCCGATGTCTCCTCGACGTGGATCGCGGCACCTACGATCGCTTGCACGCCGAGGAGTACCGGTTGTGCAACCCGACCGGCACGGTGTGGACGAAGGCCGAGTACCTGGATCTCCTGACCACCGGGCGGGTCGTCTACCGTGAACTGGAGCTGACTGGTGACGTGGACGCCATCGTCGGCACCGACGTCGTCGTCCTCCGCTACCGGTGCTTCATCGAACTCACCGTCGACGGCGCGGACATCCCGCGGCACGAGGCCTGGCACACCGACGTGTACACCGACGCCGGCGGCACGTGGCGTTGTGTCTGGTCGCAGGCCACCGGCATCATGGATCTTCCGACGGCCGCGCCCTGA
- a CDS encoding MBL fold metallo-hydrolase: MNQISDQLSVQVFGGPTALIEYGGLRFLTDPTFDEPGHYPRPNGRPGLTKTAPSSANPADLGHLDAVLLSHDEHPDNLDHSGRKLLADVPLTLTTASGAGRLGGTARGLENWETVELDRPGGGVVTVTAAPAVHGPSADKVSGDVVGFVLTGDGLPTVYVSGDNASLDVVRQVAERFGPVDTAVLFAGAPRLKPVFDGALLVLDSELAAEATHILGARTVVPVHIDSWNHFTEGRDELVAAFTSAGLADRLRLSRA; this comes from the coding sequence ATGAACCAGATCAGCGACCAGCTCTCCGTCCAGGTCTTCGGCGGGCCGACCGCCCTGATCGAGTACGGCGGCCTGCGGTTCCTGACCGACCCGACCTTCGACGAGCCCGGCCACTACCCGAGGCCCAACGGGAGACCCGGCCTCACCAAGACGGCGCCGTCGTCGGCGAACCCCGCGGACCTCGGCCACCTCGACGCCGTCCTGCTCTCCCACGACGAGCACCCGGACAACCTCGACCACTCCGGCCGGAAACTGCTCGCAGACGTGCCGCTGACCCTCACCACGGCCAGCGGGGCGGGAAGGCTTGGAGGCACCGCGAGAGGGCTGGAGAACTGGGAAACCGTCGAACTGGACCGGCCGGGCGGGGGAGTCGTGACCGTGACCGCCGCACCCGCGGTCCACGGACCTTCAGCGGACAAGGTCAGCGGTGACGTCGTCGGCTTCGTGCTCACTGGCGACGGCCTGCCGACGGTCTACGTCAGCGGCGACAACGCCTCGCTCGACGTCGTCCGGCAGGTCGCGGAACGATTCGGGCCGGTCGACACCGCCGTGCTCTTCGCCGGGGCCCCGCGTCTGAAGCCGGTCTTCGACGGCGCCCTGCTCGTCCTCGACAGCGAGCTTGCCGCCGAGGCGACGCACATCCTCGGCGCCCGCACGGTCGTCCCCGTGCACATCGACAGCTGGAACCACTTCACCGAAGGCCGCGACGAGCTGGTGGCCGCGTTCACCTCGGCCGGGCTGGCCGATCGGCTGCGCCTGAGCCGAGCTTGA
- a CDS encoding CGNR zinc finger domain-containing protein, which produces MDELSAYHENVDDTAALPPAPGAEQYVALALANTTIALPGGQFTDLLGTPAAATDWLAERGLAPVDAGLQELCAGLVRSLREQVRILLASRSCSDPAPQSALNAVNEALSKAPTAELLRWDPARGLYRTASHPITQIVEHALATLAANAADLLTGPDAERIAACGSPPCTRFFLRNGRRQWCSVRCGDRARAARAYARRSQPAGSAQR; this is translated from the coding sequence ATGGATGAACTCAGCGCCTACCATGAGAACGTGGACGACACCGCTGCCCTTCCTCCTGCCCCGGGCGCCGAGCAGTACGTCGCGCTGGCGCTCGCCAACACCACGATCGCGCTGCCCGGCGGCCAGTTCACCGATTTGCTCGGCACTCCGGCGGCCGCGACGGACTGGCTCGCCGAACGGGGCCTCGCCCCGGTCGACGCCGGTCTTCAGGAGCTGTGCGCCGGCCTGGTCCGCTCGTTGCGTGAGCAGGTGCGGATCCTGCTCGCGTCGCGTTCCTGTTCGGATCCGGCTCCGCAGAGCGCGCTCAACGCCGTCAACGAGGCGCTGAGCAAGGCGCCCACCGCCGAACTGCTGCGCTGGGACCCGGCCCGGGGGCTGTACCGCACCGCGTCGCATCCGATCACCCAGATCGTCGAGCACGCGTTGGCGACCCTCGCCGCCAACGCCGCGGATCTGCTGACCGGGCCGGACGCGGAGCGGATCGCGGCCTGCGGTTCCCCGCCGTGCACGCGGTTCTTCCTGCGCAACGGGCGGCGTCAGTGGTGTTCCGTGCGCTGCGGCGACCGGGCCCGTGCCGCCCGCGCCTACGCCAGGCGCTCCCAGCCGGCGGGGTCGGCTCAGCGGTAG